TCATCCGTTTAAGCTCGGAGTCATGTTAATACAATACGTTTCAGAGACTAATCTGAAATGCGTTTGGTGCATAGTCGAAAATGTTCTCACCGATTGTAACCCTTGTCTAGAACCAAAAGCTTTCTTCCCCATGTGCTTGGAGATGCTTGAGAGAAAGAGACCCGATATGAAAACCATGTGCTTGGAGATGCTTGAGAGAAAGAGACCcgatatgaaaaaaaaagaacactgTAAAATTGTGAACAAGTTGAGAACTTTACACTAAAAAATACTTTGGGAAATAAAAATTGTCTGGAAAGTTTTTCTAAGTACAATAATTGGGCGTAGTAAAATGAAGAATTGTGGTTTAGATCACATTATAGTTTTGAAATTGTCTTTGACTCGAAGattatataaaaaccaaaaccatccAATATATGTATAGGACTATTCTTCAAACCTGACAAAGAAATGAATTAAGAAACAATTGGTCTTCAAACAATGCTAGTGTATAcattatttgtaaatttcatatatatatatatactttttttttttgttcaagcaCATAAACTTGCCAAATTACTATGtcgattttattttcaattgaacGAATGTCAAATTCATAAACTGTCActacaaattgaaaaaaaaataaaaatagagtgtgagtttaaaagagaaaataaaaccaTGTTTTGTTGGGTTAAGATTAAAAAGTGAAACGAGCTTAGTTAGAAAAACAAAGCCAGACTATAAAATTTGTTAACAGCGTTAAAATAAGCTTCTCTGCTACTTGGGGTTACGaatcctaaaaccctaaatctccgATCCACGCCATGAGAGGCGCTCTCTTCAGAAATGCCTCTCTCTGCGCTCGCAGAATCATCCTTTCTCCTCGGATACCCCATCAACGCTCCACCTACGTTCCCTTCCTCGCTCCAATCGCCGCTCCGGCTCCTTTCAAATTCAGATTTTTCTCCTCCGAATCCGACTCGCCCGGCGAGAACAACTCGACTAATCCTCCTGAGTCTTCTCCCGTAGATTCATCCGATAAGAAAGATCTAGTTGTCGAGGATGTTAGCACCAAAGGTAAAAAACACTCTATCCTCTGTTCAATCTGTGTGGTTGACCTCAAAGGTTGAAATGGTGATTcattatagtattattagttgAAATTGGATTGGTTTGATTCTCATCTCGCCATTGCTGGATTGAATCTAATATTTGGAGTTttcttattattgttttctgatgAACTAGTAGAATTGAGTTTATGTTGGTTTTAAGTAACTTCatgtattggtttggtttgtgttatcAGAGTTTAAAGCCCGTATAGAGAAGTATTTCAATGAGGGTGATGAAGATGCGTTGCCCGGAGTTATTGAAGCACTTCTGCAGAGAAGACTTGCTGACAAACACGCAGAGACTGATGATGAGTTGTTAGAAAAAATCGAGAGTCTACCTTTCAAAGATGATGTGAAGGATGAAGATTTTGAATCTGATTTCGAGGAAGCACATTCGACTGACGACGAACTCGAAGATTTGTACAACTCTCCCGAGTATGTAGCggagaagatgaggaagaatgAGTTTTTCAACATGGACGATAAGAAGTGGGATGACATGATTAGAGAAGGGATTCAACATGGTTGTCTTACTGATACTAAGGAATGCGAGGAGATTCTTGAGGATATGCTCAAATGGGACCAGCTTCTTCCTGGTATTTTTGCTGTTTTACTTTCATATTCTCGTTCATCCGCTCACATTCTTCAGAGATTATGCTAATTAGTAGAGTGATGTGCGTCTATAGCCAAAGACACTCTCCTAGTGGAACTTAGCTTTTGTAGTTAACCTTTCTATTTGGATTTTGCTGGTTGGAGTACCATTCTTTTTGAACTCTTTGAAGGTAATGTACAATGGTAGATTTGTTGCTTGTCGTATCAGTAGGGTCGTTTAGCAAACATATTggtttttgttcttgtgttgCGTATGTATGAACATTGGGAACATTCTCTAACTGTATTTTCATTTAGATGAATTGAAGAAAAAAGTTGAAGTAAAGTTTAATGAGCTCGGGGATATGTGTGAAAGAGGTGAGCTTGAGCCCGAAGCAGCTTATGAGCTTTTTAAGGAATTCGAAGATGAGATGGTAGTTCAGTATGGAGATCAAATGGAAGCTGAGGGTCCTCCCCAATTTGGTGAAACGGATGCTTCCGATAGGAATACCGACTTGGATGATCCTCCCGGTAAAGGCCCAATCCTCAGGTGGCAATCGAGGATAGTTTTTGCTCCTGGAGGCGATGCATGGCATCCAAAGAACAGGAAAGTTAAAATGTCTGTTACAGTGAAAGAGCTCGGGCTTTCAAAGCATCAGGCTCGAAGGCTAAGGGAACTTGTGGGGAAAAGATACCATTCGGGAAAAGACGAGCTTACAATCACCAGTGAGAGGTATATAACTATAAatcttaagctttttttttttcacgagaCAAGAATGTTGGATCATGAAATGTTTTTGTCCTGTCACAGATTTGAACACCGAGAGGAAAATAGGAAAGACTGCTTGAGAACTCTTTACGGTTTGATAGAGGAATCTGCGAAAGCGAACAAGATTGCTGAGGACATAAGAACATCATATGTAAAACAGAGACTCCAAGCCAATCCAGCTTTCATGCAGAAACTACAAGCGAAGATGATAAGGTCTAAAGAATCAGTTGCCATCAACGCCTGAAAAAACCTTTTCCCGTTGAGCTCCTTTCTTCTTGTCTCACCAAATAATCTATAGGATCgtcttttttttggcaatcaATTGATCCGGTACGGGTTTAGGATCCATGAAGAATCTTTGATGGTAGCTCCTATTTTAGTTTATCTCATGAAGACATGAACCGTGGCTGTGTGCTGTTGGTGTCGATTAGGAGCCCATGAGACTTGGTCAATGCTTTCTTAGAATTATGAATCTCTTCGAAGATTAAAGGTTTCAATATGGGATTTGGATATGCTTACATTGGTTAAGAATGAAAATgactcaagaaaaaaataaattttagtataatttttgtttggggtttttCATTATATGTTTATTCTGAATTGTTAATTGTCAGTTCATCAAACTCACAGTCTATAGTGCCTTGGCCATCAAATTAACTGTTAAACTGAAGATGGAATTGGAAAGAAAtagtatttctttttctttatatacaaGAACTACATAACGATAATACGAAAGTAAAATGGTccattgttgtgttttttttttcccaacgaAGACGAAAGAAATCTCTCAACCTCCGCCACAACCACCGCAACCGGCCCCACAACCTCCGCCACCGGTAGTGTTTGCCGAgttgggttttttgtttttgaaaaaggtGTTTTCGGAATTGGATTTGTTCTTGGAAACTCCATCGGCGCAAGAGAATAACATAGCCGAGAGGACACAACAGCCGATCAGAGCCAAGAACACAACATGAAACAGATAGCTAGCATCgaaatgtgttgttgttgtagccATGTTCATTACATCTTCCAAGTGTCtcaccatctctctttcttttaggTTAATGTGGATGAGATTAAGTTCTTTAACGTAAAAAGCTTTCCTACTATTTATAGCCGATAAATTCGTATAGTGGCCATTGacttttgataaaattattcGTTGATTATACAGATTTACATTTAAATAAAAAGACTGCAAAATACCGAGTCACCCATTTTAGTCTATTATTCCCTTCTAATAAACACATTTGACTGCGTAATTCTGATTTAGATTAGATCcagtttatattattagttgatGCTAATACATAATTCGCATCCAGTTCATTATGATTTATAGTTAAAGattatgtttcttttaatatataaaacttgaagTTCGAGGCCAGGCttttttataattctatatGTTTATGGTGACTACCCTAAgaaatttgtagttttttttttttcattttttctgtcAATATTGATTGATAAATTACATACATAGTtcgtttgtccaaaaaaaaaaacaacaaacaaaaaacatacatagttctagtttagggtttttcaagGAAATTAAACTtagttgaaattaaaataaggaTTTTCTGACCATTCTAAGTTCTAAACTAGGGTGAGAATAGACAACTACCGtgatataatgtatatattaaattatatatcagcTTGATTTGCcttgtaggtttttttttttaaaaatttggtttgcatTTATAGTGGTTAATATTTTAAGTGATCGTTCATGACACTTGTTTccaaaatacataagaaaagAGTGTGTTAGATTTTTAGTACATTTTTGAAACTTAATTAGAAAAGAAATACAACTACAAGCGAAGATGACAAggtctaaagaatcatttgccATCAGCGCCTGAAAAAACTTTTCCCCTTCAGCACCTTTCTTCTTGGCTCACCAAATAATCATCTACAGGATCGTCTCTTTTTTGGTAATCAATTGATCCGGTACGGGTTTCGGGTCCATGAAGAATCTTTGATGGTAGCTCctattttttagtttatctCATGAACACATGAACCGTGGTTGTGTGCTGTTGTTGGTGTCGATTAGGAGCCCATGAGACTTAGTCAACGCTTTCTTAGACTTATGAATCTCTTCAAAAGTTAAGGTTTCAATATGGGATTTGGATATGTTTACTCTGgtttacaatgaaaataactacagaaaaaaaaaaatttttagtATGAATTCAATTGCTACAgtttttgtttggggtttttCATTAGAtgtttattctgtttttttgcCGAAGTGGGTCTGTTGTCGGAAACTCCATCGGCGCAAGAGAATAACATAGCCGAGAGGACACAACAGCCGATCAGAGCCAAGAACACAACATGAAACAAGTAGCTAGCATCGAAATGTGTCGTTGTAGCCATGCTCATTACATCTTCCAAGTGTCTcgccatctctctttctttaagTTAATGTGGATGAGGTTAAGTTGTTAACGTCCTACTACTTATAACCGATAAATTCGTACGTAAGGCCATTGACTTATGATAAAATATATTCGTTGATTAATAAGACTTatttctttataatatataaaaaccgATATAAAAAAGACTGCAATACCAAGTCACCCATTATAGTTAAAGATTAtgtctcttttaatatatataccaaacTTGAAGTTCGAGGTTAGgcttatatatacacaaaactcaagaaatttacattttttatttttttgagcaaACACAAACATAGTtctagtttatgtttttttcgaGGTTGAGCAAACACATACATAGTTCTGGTTTACGTTTTTTCGAGGAAATTTAGTTGAAAATAAAGGTTTTTGACAACTAGGGTGAGAATAGTCAACTATCATAATATAAATGTATAAATCAGCTTGATTTGCCGTGTAGGTTAATTTTTAAAGTGATCGTTCATGACACTTATTAAATCCAAAATacataagaaatttttttattggacaATAACTTTCGTCAAAAGAATATTGCACTGCTtaattaattgttgtttgtcATAGGGAGTTTTTACTAAACAAtcgaaaaaaaagagaaataaaaaaactaacggGTTTGGCATGATGAGCTATATAACGCTCTCTCTTCTATTTCACGTGGACTccatttttcttgtttgtacAAATTTGACTAATAcaacatcagtttttttttttgtgtgaatacaaaaatcaaattcttATCGAAGGACTTTCGATGTAACCCAATGTTCTTCCCCTTTTTCATttagcatcttcttcttcaaaacgtGTATTGATCATTGATGCTACGGAAACTTCAAAAAGTGCACTAtgcaaaattttcaatatatgaagtgttttattctttctttctattttatcaGCAATATATATCTCCTATAATATAGAtcttatatatacatcaaactGCCaacaaaataccaaattttcatttttctaccAAAAGATATCcaactttttcattttataagtACCTAATCTTctaacaaaacttaaaaaaaaaaatatatactatataccccatatttttacgtttttttttttgtgtgataaaGACGTAAACAGGATTAACTGGCTAGGTTTGAGCTTCGATTTTTGGGTATAGTTCCCGTTCaggtttttctgattttgtaaaacaattaagtttTGGGTTAGAGTAGTCGATGTCAAAGGAGAGATAGATGTTCAGGAAACTTCAATGTTGAGTTACAACTTGCGGATTTTCTaggttaaaacaaaagtttataaaCTCATAATCATTATGAACATTGTCATTTCattgtctaaataacaaaatatctctTTGACAATTTTGTAGAAAGACTTGTATCTAATTTTAAAGGTTTGGTGTTTTtggacgatttttttttttttttttgtatttatccatatatatagataaagagACAAACGTAGTTTGATATATTCCAACCATGTGATGGTGATATAATATGAGGTGCAACATCTTTTTGCAACGACATACTGATAGTATGTATACCCGCTTTTCACGTTATTTGGTCGATTTTTAGTTTATACTCACCATGGTCACTAAAACTAGACCAAATTCTTAATTGGAAAGAGTTAGCATAAACGAGATCCCTAGGCTTGAACTTGATTCACACCATTTCATTTGATGATCAGATCATAactttttcttctacttttttttttaatccattaaTACAAAACCAGtcaaagatatgtatatatactaatttggGTTTAAATTATATAGGTGACTAGATTATGAccctgcggtgtaccgcgggttaagtttttgttttaattttttttttaatgtactattttaatactaattttactaatatactcctttgttaattttagtgatttaatatataaactgtgGTATAGCGCACGATAAATTTTGTTTACTACAATCtgaattaaatcagtttgattcgacatattttataatggtgttattttttttttgttcaaattatATTGGTGCTGTTAAAAGATTAAAATggggatttaacccgtattgaaatatcatattactgtaatgtcatataacccgtcatgtaatataacttgtttgctaattatgaaaatttaatatgtttaaatatttataattttaaactttttattaagtttagatatatcaggtataaattataaacttcttaaaattttataatttactatatacagtaaatttactatatatgtatgttgaacacacactttttatattaattgagtaatatatgtttgttttaaaaaattgaaatttcaatatatgcaggaaaaatacacatttttattaactttttgtattatataatgattcactacatttaaaatttaaaataaaaaagagatgatataatttttttttaatctagaataaaatcttctaaatatctatattaattatagaacattatatatatggatatttaaaatattttaagtgtgtttggttataaggatagtagagaagttaactaaacttgtttggatatgaatataagcattaaataataaaaaaaattcaaaaaatatttttgagcaaaactgctgcaaaaatactaatatagatataatacatacaataatcataatatatatatatatatatatatatatgttaagtaaagaattaataattaattaagtttcttgtttttgacaGTTCCTCTTGGAATTTTACTCAAAAGTTACCTAGAGCTAACAAGGGCTATATCACTCACAACTCCTTCCATACATCTCCTATCGGGCTTGATGATGCTGTTTGTTTAACTAGCTACTTCTCATACTCCTTTGTCCATCGTATAAGTTATCACCGAAACATTTCAGAACCAATAagcaaattaaatattattgtttctcAATACATTTGTATTTCATTATtcattaattatacattatttcttgaatcttgatacattgatatacatatatatatatatatatatatatatatttcataggAAGTCTTAGCTTTTAGAATCGTACACTTTCAATGAAGACTATAAATACACAAAAGAAccgatagatatatatatactaaccaGTGGAGAAATGCATCAAACTTTTGTGATGTCTCATCAATGGTGTTGAACAGGCACAAGTTGAAGAGGTAATTTCTTGACAATGGTGAGATTACCAGCTTCTCCCATATCAATGTCGTCTTCACTTATCATTCCTTCAGGCAATCTCCAATCAAAGAAGTAAAGCAAATTCAACAGCACTAGTTCCACGGAAGCAATCGCCAATGGTATCCCAGGACAAATCCTTCTACCAGAACCAAACGGTAAGAGGTCAAAGTGTTGTCCCCTGAAATCTACGCAACTATTAGTAAACCGCTCAGGAATAAAATCTTCAGGATCGGTCCAGCGCTCGGGGTCACGTCCGATCGTCCATACGTTAAGTTGGATTTGCGTTTTTGGAGGAATATCGTAGCCTTGGATCTTGACGTGAGACATTGTTTCTCTTGGGAGCAAAAGAGGAAGTGCTGGGTGCAATCTAAATGTTTCCTTGATTATGAGCTTCAAGTAATCAACTTTGTCAATGTCTTCTTCAGTGATTCTATCCCTTTTGAGCCCGAGGGTGTTTCGGATCTCTTCTTGTGCTTTTTTCATCACTCTAGGGTTTCTAGCAAGCTCTGTCATTGCCCAAATCATGGTTATTGCGCCTGTATCTACCCCCGCCAGAAATACATCCTGAACGTCAAGACATAATTAGTACttgaacaaatatattatacataCGTATAGAAATGAAACCAAAGAGGCTCttcattttttctaaaaaccaACTTTTTGTGTTTGCATGACAAAATCTACGTTTTTGATGAAATAGAATTATATCTTACAAAATGTATACATGATTTTCCAACCGTTTCGTTTGCCATGTGTGTTTACGTACGGTAgcaaaaaattttaatatgttattgaCCTTATagttaaaggtttttgtttggaaaaCTATACCTACGTACTATATAACACAATAAGGATCAAACGCAaagtaattaagtaattaactaTGGAGAAGCAAGTGGTTTAGCGCTACTAATTGacgtttaaaataaaaactttatcacCAAAAAAATCACATATGAAGATCATAGAttcctagttttttttctccttttaaaaacGGAGACCGTACCACACAGAGTAgtccttgttttgtttttccttatatttgaaaaaagatAATAGAAATATATGAAGCGAGATTTGAGCTCTTACCATGAGGATTGCCTTGATATTATCAATGTTGAACttgaaataatcattttttcctTGTTTATCCATCATATCCAACAAGAGAGCAACAATATCCGCAGTAGAATCCACTGTTTTTTTACTTCCTGCTAAGTGATCATCAATCACATGTTGGTAAAAAGCATCAAGCTCTTCAAACACTTTGTTTGCCTTCTTGTGTCTTCCAAACAACCAATCTAGGAATCTCCCAATTCTACCAGGTAACAAATCAGAGAAAGTGAAACTACCTAGAACAAACAAGGCATCACTCACAAGTTCTTCTATTCTCTCTTGATCGATTACGAAATCACTCTCGTTGAAGTTCTGTCCCAAGGCTACTCTACAAATGATGCTTGCGGTTAGAGAGAAAAAAGCTTTGCTTAGATCCACAGGAGATTGCTTGGAAGCTGATTGGAACAGTTTCTTTACCATGAAGTCCACTTCTTCCTCTCTGATATTCCTAAATGATTGAACCTTTTTAAGGCTGAAAAGCTCGATAACAGCGAGCTTTCGCATCTCTCGCCAGTACTCGCCGTACTGCGCAAAGCTGATGTCCTTAGAACAGTAGGAGAGTAAATCCGTGGTGACCGTTCTTGGTCGGTTGCAGCATCTAAGGTCATGAGTTTTGAGAACTTCTTCAGCTGCTTCACTTGAGGAGATCACAACCGTTGGAACTAACCCTATGCGAAGAAACAACACAGGTCCGTATTTAATGGAGAGATGATGAAAGCATCGGTGAGGCAATCCTGCGAATTGGTGTAAGTTTCCGATGA
The Camelina sativa cultivar DH55 chromosome 15, Cs, whole genome shotgun sequence DNA segment above includes these coding regions:
- the LOC104746189 gene encoding uncharacterized protein LOC104746189, yielding MRGALFRNASLCARRIILSPRIPHQRSTYVPFLAPIAAPAPFKFRFFSSESDSPGENNSTNPPESSPVDSSDKKDLVVEDVSTKEFKARIEKYFNEGDEDALPGVIEALLQRRLADKHAETDDELLEKIESLPFKDDVKDEDFESDFEEAHSTDDELEDLYNSPEYVAEKMRKNEFFNMDDKKWDDMIREGIQHGCLTDTKECEEILEDMLKWDQLLPDELKKKVEVKFNELGDMCERGELEPEAAYELFKEFEDEMVVQYGDQMEAEGPPQFGETDASDRNTDLDDPPGKGPILRWQSRIVFAPGGDAWHPKNRKVKMSVTVKELGLSKHQARRLRELVGKRYHSGKDELTITSERFEHREENRKDCLRTLYGLIEESAKANKIAEDIRTSYVKQRLQANPAFMQKLQAKMIRSKESVAINA
- the LOC104746192 gene encoding cytochrome P450 71B2-like; the encoded protein is MAIFLCVSLLLAFVVSLIFYIRKIRENPKWNLPPGPPSLPIIGNLHQFAGLPHRCFHHLSIKYGPVLFLRIGLVPTVVISSSEAAEEVLKTHDLRCCNRPRTVTTDLLSYCSKDISFAQYGEYWREMRKLAVIELFSLKKVQSFRNIREEEVDFMVKKLFQSASKQSPVDLSKAFFSLTASIICRVALGQNFNESDFVIDQERIEELVSDALFVLGSFTFSDLLPGRIGRFLDWLFGRHKKANKVFEELDAFYQHVIDDHLAGSKKTVDSTADIVALLLDMMDKQGKNDYFKFNIDNIKAILMDVFLAGVDTGAITMIWAMTELARNPRVMKKAQEEIRNTLGLKRDRITEEDIDKVDYLKLIIKETFRLHPALPLLLPRETMSHVKIQGYDIPPKTQIQLNVWTIGRDPERWTDPEDFIPERFTNSCVDFRGQHFDLLPFGSGRRICPGIPLAIASVELVLLNLLYFFDWRLPEGMISEDDIDMGEAGNLTIVKKLPLQLVPVQHH
- the LOC104746191 gene encoding uncharacterized protein LOC104746191; this encodes MARHLEDVMSMATTTHFDASYLFHVVFLALIGCCVLSAMLFSCADGVSDNRPTSAKKQNKHLMKNPKQKL